GGAAGGAGCTTTTTTCGTTCCTCACCCATCCCTGCTGCTTGTTCACTGTTATCGTCCATTTTCATTAGAAACTGACGATTGCTCTACTGCCTTCCCTGCTGCTTCAAGCTGTGCCATCAACTCTCGAAGCTGCAAAGTCAGTGGAAAAAATAGTCCGCAGAAtattaataaataagtaaattaagtaTACCTGGCAATGCGCATAACACAGATACAGAAAAGAAAACTTGACTATACAATTAACAACAGAGCACTAAATCCGTTTGAATATCCAAATAACCCTTTACCTGATCCTCCAAGGCCTGAATTTTATCAACCTTCATCCTCAAAACCTTCTTTTCCCTGACAAAGTTTAACCTCAACgttaaatcaaatagaaaaagTACAACACATTAACCCGTAATAGTTCATTATGCGTTTGAGTTGTAGATCAAATTACCATTTCCATATAGAATCAGTTTTCATGTAGTTAAAAGTTACAATTGCAAGCATCCACAGTTATCAAAACCACATAACACAAGGTTTCCCTCTGTAGATCCATATGAAAAGATTTTCTAACACCAGGACTGTGTACCAGCAATACCTCTAGGACCATAACATGTTATTAGAAACCTAAAGTGTATTTTAACTGATTTCATCACCATCATACATGGTGAATTGAAACCTTTCCCTTTTCTCATTGATGTTGATAGGAGAATTTGCCCAAATACATCCTTTGCTTACCAAGAAAATGTAAAATGCCAAAAAAGTCCAGCCAGTCAAATTAACATCTAATGATGAACAGCATCCATCTCCAACATTCTCATTACAATTTATGTGATTATGGATTGTAAAGGGACAGACATCCAACCCAAAAATACAGTAAATGACAAATTGATGGCAAAAATCTGAAGTGTTAACATAAGCAGAAATAAATGTCTGATATAACTTTTCAAAAGTTCATTGAGAAGTTACAAAGGTCCCTTCCAGtttaataacatcaaaacatgtcAAAGACAACAGCATGCAAAAAAGTTGTTGCTGTAACCTACAAAAAGTGCTACTCTAACCATACCTCTCTTCAACTTCCAACAGCTTTGCTTTCCATATCTCCTGGTTTTTCAAAAGATTCTCGTTGAGCTACAGACAGAAACAGCAAATTTCGTACTTAATAAATGTGTTAAAGAAAATAACTTTTGAAACCAGCCAAAAATTTGTGGATAACCTTAAGGTCAAGAGCTTATTACTCACATCCTCAAGAAATTTCTTTTCCTTCACACATCTTTCCAGCTTGGCCTGCATTTTCTGCCGCTTTTGCATAACAGTCTTGTTAACGGCATCAGCAATTGCCCTCTCAGTTTCTTCATTTTCTTGTTGAAGCAAAGTCTCAAAATACTATAATTAAATCAAGCTCGCATTAACTGTAAGCTTAAAGAGTAACTCTTTCAATGTTACTAAACAAGGGAAGCAAAAGCTTACCACTTTTTGGTTCTCAAGTTGGGTGCGAAGTAGTTCATTGTATTCATTAACAATCTGTAAAAGAAGACCAGAATATTACACAAAAGCACCAAAAACAAAaggtgaaataaataaatatatatatataatccaacCTCAGCTTCACAGGTCAACATAGCCTCATTAACTCCAGAATCTACACAGTGACAGCTCCCGCAGCCATCACTAGCATGCAGACAGTGTGAATTCAATTCAACTAGCTTGCCATCAGTTTTGGATTGAATTAGACGATGAACATAATTATCACCAGCATAATCCCAGACACGCTGTGTTTCCAGTTCAAGAGAATAGCAGTGTTGTGTTTCTTTCCAATGTATTATAGCATGCCCCCCTTTATACCTACATTAATATTTTGCTTCTAAGAAACAGCGCAACAAATATAAGAAAACGTtgatgagagaaaagaaaaattttacctCCCACAGCCAACAAAACCACAGATGACACAAATCCAAAGGTTCTCTGAAGTCTGACAGATGAAACATTTTGACTTTTCAGGCTGCTGCTGGCAATATCGGCATACCTGCAACAAAGTATTTGACATTCAATATACTTCAATTGTTTTCTCCAGATTAAGAGCAGGTGTATGAAATGACTTCCATAAGATACAACAGCAGTATGGTCGCAAATGACCGAAAAAGATTAAATAGTAGAAAAAAACAATCATAGTCACTTACTGGACAAGAAGAATCAGTCCATTTTGAAATGCAGGAGCAATGGAAAGAATGATTACAGATGGTCGTGAGGATCCCACTAGCATCCTGGTCTAATCTCTCTGTAACAGAAGGCAAAAAAAAGAGATGAATATGATGCCATCTACAATTTCCTGTCCCATGAATATGCACTAAGCTAGTGAAAACTAAATCTGATGATTAGAGACATAGAACTGCCTTAAGGAGAAGTATGCAAGAAAGAAAGCAAACAAATAGACGGTTAATGGAAGAAGAAAACGGAGCATCAAGGAGAAAATCATTGAGGGTATTGTGTGGCATATGGGGTGCAGCCTGTTAGAAAGATGCAGAACAGAAGGATATTGTGTAATGGTTTGATCTGGTTAGCACATCAGTACAAATTCAGAATTAGCAACCTTGGTTTGATATGGTATGACTCAACTAGAGGACCAATACATTATCTCCTTACCGCCAATCCAGCAGAAAATTCAGGTCTAACCAATGCCATTTGAATCTTAACAATTTTACTTTGCACAGTGGATACAGTTGACCATTAAACAGGCCAGAAAGAGAACTACATAATTTTCCTTATTATTTTAGTCCACCTGTGGCTAGGGCTTGGCtgctttaaataaaaaattccttaAAATGGATGTACAAAACCCGCAGTTAAAGTCACAATTCTTCTCAacaatttctttttattctttccaaAAAATTTGATCATATTGGTCTAATCTACAATAACTTTGCGATTAAGAAGTAATGAAAAAGGGTACCATAAAGAGAAAAAGGAATATAACTTTAAAATCAGAGTTGATGTAGGTACCTAGACAAACTGGACACGAAGGCTGCTCAGTTGAACTTGCTGGGGGAGACTGTACATGGTCAAGGGAACCGGTGTAGCCTGTAAACTGCACATCCAGTGTAAAAAGCACACGGCAAAGTTCTTCCTAAATAAAcccaaaattagtaaaataagtcgtttaaaaaaacaataaataatgacATCATAATAAACATAGATAATTTAATCAACACTATACTTTCCCAACAAGAAAAAGAAGCCCTACCTCAAGTGAATTAAATTGTCGGTTGTTAAAATGTTGATAGAATTTATCTGTGGAGTCTTGACTATCAAATCTTATCAAAACACTATAACGATCCTCCATTCCATCATTCCTAATCATCACCATCAAAGGCAGCAATAAAAACTCAAAATCTCAGTCAATGTGCAAGATCAGCTCTAATTATAAAAGCATTGTCTAAACAAAGGCATATCAATGCATATTATGCCAACTACAAACATTATAGTATAGTAAATCATTGACTATCGATTTCAGAATGGatgatataattttgaaatatgtcAGAGCATTTTTTACCTGACAATTCTCATCTCCGATATGTGATGGATAAATGAAGCACAAAACTGACAGAAATCAGCGTATGTCATGTGGTTCGGCACCCCTAGAACACATGCAAGAGGTTTCCTTTCAAcctataaacatataaaatcatatCAATTTGCAGAATTAACAGTAACTCCATCAAACTCTACTAAATTAGTTGAAATTTCagcaaaatgaaaatgaaaaacggAATATCCTTCTGCACGCAACAGAAAGAATGACTGAGATTtctcaaaaaatgaaataaaaatttaacggAAGAGCTTACGGGAAGGGCGGATACGGTGTCATTGGAGAAGAGATGCATAACTCCACGCGTCTCTTCGATTCTAGGGTTTCCAGAAGAGAAAGGGATGGCCTCCGTATTCATGTTTGGAGATGTTAGATCGCCGGAGACAGCCGTCTCTGACTGCCGGAACTTCTCGTCGCTAGTCAACGTGCTTGAGCTTGATGACATTACTTTATTTCTTTAACTTTTGGGGTTTAAAAATGGGAAGTCGAATGAAATTTGTGATTCATACCGAAACAGAGAGAGAATGGGTTTCAGTTCTGTGCGAGGGACATCGCGCGGCGTGTTAAAGCATCCAATCAGAAATGCCACGTCAGAACAGCCGCCAATTATAAGTTTCGTTTAAGCAGTACTAATTAACCATAAGGTCGGGGTTTAATCCCCATTAagatttaattcttcaaaaaacacataatatcaaaaaattaattactCATACCAATATTTAAACCTATCGGAAATTCGTCTGCTCTTTTCAACTcaatatttatttctaattttgacttttgagatatttattcttttttttttgtttaaaacttTTGGTCGAATTCATAACtcacaacttttttttttattaatgttgctGACGgcaatcattaaaaaaaaaaagcaagataatttttatatatagatTTTATCAATAAAgcctttttttcatttataatatcgTAAATAAAACCTATCAAGTAATATTAAAAGCTATTTTTCCCGTAGTTTCTCTAAATATTACTTAATGAAAAtgcattattaattaatttatttatgacaGTAAATCTTAGTTTTAATTCACATAACTCTATCAAAAAAAtgataatctatttaaaatattaagtatattttaatataGGGCTAAAGtctaaataaatgataataactataacatcaataataataaaatatttaaaaagaatatagttcaaattatttatatcatatataaaaattactattaattaaataattataattacttttattttatattaatagatatatttcatatttatttaagatgaaacataaaaataaaaaaattgcatataTGATCAGATtacttttaatataattatataataattagaatatataatttctatatattaatttattcaatctAAAAGTATGCTATTATAAtagtattttttatatgtatgtttCGAATTTTAAGATTGAATTTGCATCCGATTAAATTTAGAtcaatcataaataaataaaatattttt
The sequence above is drawn from the Gossypium hirsutum isolate 1008001.06 chromosome A05, Gossypium_hirsutum_v2.1, whole genome shotgun sequence genome and encodes:
- the LOC107958441 gene encoding BRAP2 RING ZnF UBP domain-containing protein 2 isoform X1 gives rise to the protein MSSSSSTLTSDEKFRQSETAVSGDLTSPNMNTEAIPFSSGNPRIEETRGVMHLFSNDTVSALPVERKPLACVLGVPNHMTYADFCQFCASFIHHISEMRIVRNDGMEDRYSVLIRFDSQDSTDKFYQHFNNRQFNSLEEELCRVLFTLDVQFTGYTGSLDHVQSPPASSTEQPSCPVCLERLDQDASGILTTICNHSFHCSCISKWTDSSCPVCRYCQQQPEKSKCFICQTSENLWICVICGFVGCGRYKGGHAIIHWKETQHCYSLELETQRVWDYAGDNYVHRLIQSKTDGKLVELNSHCLHASDGCGSCHCVDSGVNEAMLTCEAEIVNEYNELLRTQLENQKVYFETLLQQENEETERAIADAVNKTVMQKRQKMQAKLERCVKEKKFLEDLNENLLKNQEIWKAKLLEVEEREKKVLRMKVDKIQALEDQLRELMAQLEAAGKAVEQSSVSNENGR
- the LOC107958441 gene encoding BRAP2 RING ZnF UBP domain-containing protein 2 isoform X2, which produces MSSSSSTLTSDEKFRQSETAVSGDLTSPNMNTEAIPFSSGNPRIEETRGVMHLFSNDTVSALPVERKPLACVLGVPNHMTYADFCQFCASFIHHISEMRIVRNDGMEDRYSVLIRFDSQDSTDKFYQHFNNRQFNSLEEELCRVLFTLDVQFTGYTGSLDHVQSPPASSTEQPSCPVCLERLDQDASGILTTICNHSFHCSCISKWTDSSCPVCRYCQQQPEKSKCFICQTSENLWICVICGFVGCGRYKGGHAIIHWKETQHCYSLELETQRVWDYAGDNYVHRLIQSKTDGKLVELNSHCLHASDGCGSCHCVDSGVNEAMLTCEAEIVNEYNELLRTQLENQKVYFETLLQQENEETERAIADAVNKTVMQKRQKMQAKLERCVKEKKFLEDVSNKLLTLSSTRIF